The following are from one region of the Microbacterium sp. cx-55 genome:
- the pflA gene encoding pyruvate formate-lyase-activating protein encodes MLPRAAGRLDAPDSTTGAARVRGAGLHGLAVADIDRAGRLAAMRSGELGSVHSWELVTAVDGPGTRMTLFLNGCPLRCVYCQNPDTLAMKDGAPVRAEAVLERLRRYLPVFRATGGGITLSGGEALMQPAFTARILRGAKELGVHTALDTSGYLGAHASDDLLADTDLVLLDVKSGDDEVYRRATGRELAPTLEFGERLARRDDVSIWVRFVLVPGLTDDVRNVELVAEYAASLNAIRPGAVARVEVLPFHQMGRDKWRDLGREYTLEGTPAPSVDLIERVRNQFRAAGLVTY; translated from the coding sequence ATGCTGCCCCGCGCAGCCGGACGGCTCGACGCCCCCGACAGCACGACCGGCGCCGCGCGGGTGCGCGGCGCCGGTCTGCACGGACTCGCGGTGGCCGACATCGACCGCGCCGGCCGACTCGCTGCCATGCGCTCGGGCGAACTCGGATCCGTGCACTCGTGGGAGCTGGTCACGGCCGTCGACGGCCCGGGCACCCGCATGACGCTGTTCCTGAACGGCTGCCCGCTGCGCTGCGTGTACTGCCAGAATCCCGACACGCTCGCGATGAAGGACGGCGCTCCGGTACGGGCCGAGGCCGTGCTCGAGCGGCTGCGTCGCTACCTTCCCGTTTTCCGCGCGACCGGCGGAGGCATCACCCTCTCCGGTGGCGAGGCGCTCATGCAGCCCGCGTTCACCGCCCGCATCCTGCGCGGTGCGAAGGAGCTCGGCGTGCACACGGCTCTCGACACGTCCGGATACCTCGGCGCGCACGCGAGCGACGATCTGCTCGCCGACACGGACCTCGTTCTGCTGGATGTGAAATCCGGCGACGACGAGGTGTACCGCCGCGCGACCGGGCGCGAACTCGCCCCGACCCTCGAATTCGGCGAGCGACTCGCGCGCCGCGACGATGTGTCGATCTGGGTCAGGTTCGTGCTGGTACCCGGTCTCACCGACGACGTCAGGAACGTCGAGCTCGTCGCGGAGTACGCGGCATCCCTGAACGCGATCCGACCCGGTGCGGTCGCCCGGGTGGAGGTGCTGCCGTTCCACCAGATGGGGCGCGACAAGTGGCGGGATCTCGGCCGGGAGTACACCCTCGAGGGCACGCCCGCGCCGTCCGTCGACCTCATCGAGCGGGTGCGGAACCAGTTCCGCGCCGCGGGCCTCGTGACGTACTGA
- the pflB gene encoding formate C-acetyltransferase: MSTVTPAGTAPDAADEMPTAWRGFTSGPWQDGIDVRDFIQRNYTPYVGDGSFLAGPTARTTSVWNTLSELFPTERERGVYDIDPHTPAGITAHGPGYIAKDDELIVGLQTDAPLRRAIMPNGGWRMVEGALRTYGYEVDDTLKTVYTSYRKTHNQAVFDVYPPSVRAARSSHIITGLPDAYGRGRIIGDYRRVALYGIDALVAAKKLDKLDLETSPFSEENVRMREEHAEQIRALGELAQMAATYGYDISGPATTAREAVQWLYFGYLAAVKEQNGAAMSLGRTSTFLDVYFARDIAAGILTESDAQEIIDDFVIKLRIVRFLRTPEYDELFSGDPTWVTETIGGVGEDGRPLVTRTSFRYLQTLYNLGPAPEPNMTVFWSPSLPQGFKEFCAQVSIDTSAVQYESDDLIRGRWGDDAAIACCVSPMRVGSQMQFFGARVNLAKTLLYAINGGRDEVSGAQIAPFEAPVGDGPLDFHDVNARFDRMMDWLAATYVEALNCIHWSHDRYAYERIEMALHDKNVVRTMAFGIAGLSVAADSLSAIRYAQVTPVRDERGVVVDYVIDGDYPAYGNDDDRVDAIAVDITERFMTKLRSHPMYRDAIPTQSVLTITSNVVYGKATGNTPDGRRAGQPFAPGANPMNGRDTHGMLASALSVAKVPYSQAEDGISLTNTVVPAGLGRTGEERRTNLAGLLDASFGANGYHMNVNVLNRETLLDAMEHPDAYPQLTIRVSGYAVNFVRLTREQQLDVLSRTFHGGM, from the coding sequence ATGAGTACCGTCACCCCCGCAGGCACGGCCCCCGACGCCGCAGACGAGATGCCGACCGCGTGGCGCGGTTTCACATCCGGCCCCTGGCAGGACGGCATCGACGTGCGCGACTTCATCCAGCGCAACTACACGCCCTACGTCGGCGACGGTTCGTTCCTCGCCGGTCCGACCGCCCGCACGACGTCGGTCTGGAATACGCTCAGCGAGCTGTTCCCGACCGAGCGCGAACGCGGTGTCTACGACATCGACCCGCACACCCCCGCCGGGATCACCGCGCACGGACCCGGCTACATCGCGAAGGACGACGAGCTGATCGTCGGACTGCAGACCGATGCTCCGCTGCGCCGGGCGATCATGCCCAACGGCGGCTGGCGGATGGTCGAGGGCGCATTGCGCACCTACGGCTACGAGGTCGACGACACCCTGAAGACGGTGTACACGTCGTACCGGAAGACGCACAACCAGGCCGTCTTCGACGTGTACCCGCCGTCGGTGCGCGCCGCGCGCAGCTCGCACATCATCACCGGACTGCCGGATGCATACGGCCGCGGCCGCATCATCGGCGACTACCGCCGAGTCGCGCTCTACGGCATCGACGCGCTCGTCGCCGCGAAGAAGCTCGACAAGCTCGACCTCGAGACGAGCCCGTTCTCGGAGGAGAACGTGCGGATGCGGGAGGAGCACGCCGAGCAGATCCGGGCGCTCGGCGAGCTCGCGCAGATGGCCGCGACCTACGGGTACGACATCTCCGGCCCCGCGACGACGGCGCGCGAAGCCGTGCAGTGGCTGTACTTCGGGTACCTCGCGGCCGTGAAGGAGCAGAACGGCGCCGCGATGTCGCTGGGCCGCACCTCGACGTTCCTCGACGTGTACTTCGCGCGCGACATCGCCGCCGGCATCCTGACGGAGTCCGACGCCCAGGAGATCATCGACGACTTCGTGATCAAACTGCGGATCGTGCGGTTCCTGCGCACCCCCGAGTACGACGAGCTGTTCTCCGGTGACCCGACCTGGGTCACCGAGACGATCGGCGGTGTCGGCGAAGACGGTCGCCCGCTCGTCACCCGCACCTCGTTCCGCTACCTGCAGACGCTCTACAACCTCGGACCTGCCCCCGAGCCGAACATGACCGTGTTCTGGAGCCCCTCCCTTCCCCAGGGATTCAAGGAGTTCTGCGCGCAGGTGTCGATCGACACGTCGGCCGTCCAGTACGAGTCCGACGACCTCATCCGCGGCCGATGGGGAGATGACGCCGCGATCGCGTGCTGCGTCTCGCCGATGCGCGTCGGGTCGCAGATGCAGTTCTTCGGTGCACGGGTCAACCTGGCCAAGACGCTGCTGTACGCGATCAACGGCGGACGCGACGAGGTCTCCGGCGCGCAGATCGCGCCGTTCGAGGCACCGGTCGGCGACGGCCCCCTCGACTTCCACGATGTCAACGCGCGATTCGACCGGATGATGGACTGGCTCGCGGCGACGTACGTCGAGGCACTCAACTGCATCCACTGGTCGCACGATCGCTACGCGTATGAGCGCATCGAGATGGCGCTGCACGACAAGAACGTAGTTCGCACGATGGCGTTCGGCATCGCCGGGCTCTCCGTCGCGGCGGACTCGCTCTCGGCCATCCGGTACGCCCAGGTCACCCCGGTCCGCGATGAGCGCGGAGTGGTCGTGGACTACGTCATCGACGGCGACTACCCGGCGTACGGCAACGACGACGACCGGGTGGACGCGATCGCGGTCGACATCACCGAGCGCTTCATGACGAAGCTCCGGAGCCACCCGATGTATCGCGACGCCATCCCCACCCAGTCGGTGCTCACGATCACCTCGAACGTCGTCTACGGCAAGGCGACCGGCAACACGCCGGACGGCCGCCGCGCCGGCCAGCCCTTCGCTCCGGGTGCCAACCCCATGAACGGACGTGACACGCACGGCATGCTCGCCTCGGCCCTGTCGGTCGCGAAGGTGCCCTACTCCCAGGCGGAGGATGGCATTTCGCTCACCAACACGGTCGTCCCGGCCGGCCTCGGCCGCACCGGCGAGGAGCGTCGCACGAACCTCGCCGGCCTGCTGGACGCCTCGTTCGGTGCGAACGGTTACCACATGAACGTCAACGTGCTGAACCGCGAGACGCTCCTGGACGCCATGGAGCATCCCGATGCCTACCCGCAGCTCACCATCCGGGTGTCCGGGTACGCGGTGAACTTCGTCCGGCTGACCCGCGAGCAGCAGCTCGACGTGCTGTCCCGCACCTTCCACGGGGGGATGTGA
- a CDS encoding Mur ligase family protein yields MSTPPSNLPPVLRPEQPATRSLGDLADRFGAEVRGEIEGISLRGITLATADLRPGEAFVALQGVNRHGAEFAASAAEKGAVAIITDAVGADAAAASGLPVLVLDSPRARMGELSAWVYGTGPGDDLPLLFATTGTNGKTSVSHILEGMLSQLGIVTGLSSTAERHIAGQVIVSRLTTPEASEFHALLALMRERGVEAVAVEVSAQALSRHRVDGIVFDVAAFTNLSHDHLDDYADMREYLEAKLPLFRPDRSRRAVISLDSAAAAEVAERAEVPFVTVGTPAIAADPAFAASADWTVDIQGEKPDGTRFTLHGPDGQHLETIVPVIGTHMAANAALAIVMMFEAGYAWERIVAVLDGGRIEAYLPGRTERVSGDRGPTVYVDFGHSPDAFEKTLAAVRRVTPGRVLMLFGADGDRDATKRHDMGRTAVQGSDVLVITDHHPRFEDPAAIRDTLLEGARQARPDAEIHVSSPPEQAIVDAVALVGEGDAILWAGPGHQDYRDIRGQRTPYSARELARRALRDAGWPVPEPHWPVPYSA; encoded by the coding sequence ATGTCGACACCCCCCTCGAACCTGCCCCCCGTGCTCCGCCCCGAGCAGCCCGCGACGCGATCGCTGGGAGATCTCGCCGATCGTTTCGGCGCCGAGGTGCGCGGTGAGATCGAGGGCATCTCGCTGCGCGGGATCACGCTCGCGACCGCCGACCTCCGACCCGGCGAGGCCTTCGTGGCGCTCCAGGGCGTCAACCGCCACGGGGCCGAGTTCGCGGCGTCGGCCGCCGAGAAGGGCGCGGTCGCCATCATCACGGATGCGGTCGGGGCCGATGCGGCCGCCGCATCCGGTCTGCCCGTCCTCGTCCTCGATTCCCCCCGTGCGCGGATGGGCGAACTGTCGGCCTGGGTCTACGGCACGGGTCCCGGTGACGACCTGCCGCTGCTGTTCGCGACGACCGGCACCAACGGCAAGACGAGCGTCTCGCACATCCTCGAGGGGATGCTGAGCCAGCTCGGCATCGTCACCGGGCTCTCGTCCACGGCGGAGCGCCACATCGCCGGACAGGTGATCGTGTCGCGGCTGACGACCCCCGAGGCATCCGAGTTCCACGCCTTGCTCGCCCTCATGCGCGAGCGCGGCGTCGAAGCGGTCGCCGTGGAGGTGAGCGCGCAGGCCCTCAGCCGGCATCGCGTCGACGGCATCGTGTTCGACGTCGCGGCCTTCACGAACCTGAGCCATGACCACCTCGACGACTACGCCGACATGCGCGAGTACCTCGAGGCCAAGCTGCCGCTCTTCCGCCCCGATCGCTCCCGGCGGGCTGTCATCTCGCTCGATTCCGCCGCGGCCGCCGAGGTGGCGGAGCGCGCCGAGGTTCCGTTCGTGACCGTGGGTACGCCCGCGATCGCCGCGGACCCCGCCTTCGCCGCATCCGCCGACTGGACCGTCGACATCCAGGGCGAGAAACCCGACGGCACGCGCTTCACCCTGCACGGACCGGACGGGCAGCATCTCGAGACGATCGTGCCGGTGATCGGCACGCACATGGCGGCGAACGCGGCGCTCGCGATCGTGATGATGTTCGAGGCGGGCTACGCCTGGGAGCGCATCGTCGCGGTCCTCGACGGCGGCCGCATCGAGGCCTATCTGCCCGGGCGCACCGAACGCGTGTCGGGCGACCGCGGTCCGACGGTCTACGTCGACTTCGGGCACTCCCCCGACGCGTTCGAGAAGACACTTGCCGCAGTCCGCCGGGTGACCCCAGGCCGGGTGCTGATGCTCTTCGGCGCCGACGGCGATCGGGATGCGACGAAGCGCCACGACATGGGCCGCACCGCGGTACAGGGATCGGACGTGCTGGTCATCACCGATCACCATCCGCGTTTCGAAGACCCTGCAGCGATCCGCGACACGCTCCTCGAGGGAGCACGCCAGGCGCGACCGGATGCGGAGATCCACGTCTCCTCGCCGCCCGAGCAGGCGATCGTCGACGCGGTCGCGCTCGTCGGCGAGGGCGACGCGATCCTCTGGGCGGGCCCCGGACACCAGGACTACCGCGACATCCGCGGGCAGCGCACGCCGTACTCGGCGCGCGAGCTCGCCCGTCGAGCCCTCCGCGACGCGGGCTGGCCGGTTCCCGAGCCGCACTGGCCGGTCCCCTACTCGGCCTGA
- a CDS encoding M50 family metallopeptidase produces the protein MTIIAFVVGIVLLVVGLAISIALHELGHLIPAKAFGVRVGQYMIGFGPTLFSRRKGETEYGLKALPLGGYISMSGMYPPAPQTDADTAPADGSGVATATTTRRATGRVSARFFQTLVQDAREVNAETLVGADERVFYRLPVWKRVIIMLGGPLMNFVLAIVLFAILFTGIGVQTATSTVSALSDCVPASNGTSCVSATTPAEQAGLEPGDRIVSIDGTAIGDFADATAIIQASAGRQLSVVVDRGGVERTLAVTPVAIEAATTNAAGEAQTDADGNPVTQQIGFIGVRPTSEFVRQPLWAGPAAAIENVGAVAGVIVQLPVKVVDAASTLFTGAERDPNGPLSVVGASVIAGEVAASDAPVLNRVAGIIGLLGSLNLALGVFNLVPLLPLDGGHVIVALWDGIKRAFARLRGRPAPAPVDATRLVPVTFVVVALLGIMGGTLILVDLINPISLF, from the coding sequence GTGACGATCATCGCCTTCGTGGTCGGCATCGTGCTGCTCGTTGTCGGGCTCGCGATCTCGATCGCCCTCCACGAGCTGGGACACCTCATCCCGGCCAAGGCCTTCGGCGTACGCGTCGGCCAGTACATGATCGGCTTCGGGCCGACGCTCTTCTCCCGCCGGAAAGGCGAGACCGAGTACGGCCTGAAGGCGCTGCCGCTCGGGGGCTACATCTCGATGTCGGGCATGTATCCGCCCGCCCCGCAGACGGATGCGGACACCGCGCCCGCCGACGGCAGCGGTGTCGCCACCGCCACCACGACGCGGCGAGCCACCGGTCGGGTCTCGGCGCGTTTCTTCCAGACGCTCGTGCAGGACGCGCGCGAGGTCAATGCGGAGACCCTGGTCGGCGCAGACGAGCGCGTCTTCTACCGCCTGCCGGTGTGGAAGCGCGTGATCATCATGCTCGGCGGGCCGCTGATGAACTTCGTTCTCGCGATCGTGCTGTTCGCCATCCTGTTCACCGGCATCGGCGTGCAGACGGCCACCTCGACGGTCTCCGCACTCAGCGACTGCGTCCCGGCCTCGAACGGCACGTCGTGCGTCAGCGCGACTACCCCGGCGGAACAGGCCGGGCTCGAACCGGGTGACCGGATCGTGTCGATCGACGGCACCGCGATCGGCGACTTCGCCGACGCCACGGCGATCATCCAGGCCTCGGCCGGTCGCCAACTCAGCGTCGTGGTCGACCGAGGCGGTGTCGAGCGCACGCTCGCAGTGACCCCGGTCGCCATCGAAGCGGCGACGACGAACGCCGCCGGCGAAGCGCAGACGGATGCCGACGGCAACCCGGTGACGCAGCAGATCGGTTTCATCGGCGTGCGGCCGACGTCGGAATTCGTGCGCCAGCCGCTGTGGGCGGGGCCCGCCGCGGCGATCGAGAACGTCGGGGCCGTCGCCGGGGTGATCGTCCAGCTCCCGGTCAAGGTCGTCGACGCGGCGTCCACCCTCTTCACGGGCGCGGAACGCGATCCGAACGGACCGTTGAGCGTTGTCGGTGCCAGCGTGATCGCCGGCGAGGTCGCCGCATCCGACGCTCCGGTGCTGAACCGGGTCGCCGGGATCATCGGACTCCTCGGTTCGCTCAACCTGGCTCTCGGCGTCTTCAATCTCGTGCCGCTGCTGCCGCTCGACGGCGGGCACGTCATCGTCGCCCTGTGGGACGGCATCAAGCGCGCCTTCGCGCGACTGCGTGGGCGCCCGGCACCCGCCCCGGTCGATGCGACCCGACTCGTGCCCGTGACGTTCGTGGTCGTGGCGCTCCTCGGCATCATGGGCGGCACGCTGATCCTGGTCGACCTGATCAACCCGATCTCGCTGTTCTGA